A part of Denitratisoma oestradiolicum genomic DNA contains:
- the dut gene encoding dUTP diphosphatase has protein sequence MHHIDVKILDSRLRDTPPHYATPGSAGLDLRACIESPLKIHPGETHLVPTGIAIHLADPGLAAMILPRSGLGHKHGIVLGNLVGLIDSDYQGEIFVSTWNRGKETFTLNPLDRLAQLVVVPVMQVGFNVVDEFTESDRGAGGFGSTGHG, from the coding sequence ATGCACCACATCGACGTCAAGATCCTCGACTCCCGGCTGCGGGATACCCCTCCCCATTACGCCACGCCCGGTTCGGCAGGCCTGGACCTGCGGGCCTGCATCGAGTCCCCCCTGAAGATACATCCCGGCGAGACCCATCTGGTGCCCACCGGCATCGCCATCCATCTGGCCGATCCGGGCCTGGCGGCGATGATCCTGCCCCGCTCCGGCCTGGGCCACAAGCATGGCATCGTGCTGGGCAATCTGGTGGGCCTGATCGACTCCGACTACCAGGGCGAAATTTTCGTTTCCACCTGGAATCGGGGCAAGGAGACGTTCACCCTCAATCCCCTGGACCGGCTGGCCCAACTGGTGGTGGTGCCGGTGATGCAGGTGGGCTTCAACGTGGTGGATGAGTTCACCGAGAGCGACCGGGGAGCCGGCGGCTTCGGTAGCACCGGGCACGGCTAG